A stretch of DNA from Enoplosus armatus isolate fEnoArm2 chromosome 15, fEnoArm2.hap1, whole genome shotgun sequence:
GGAACTGTGTGGTGGTCACAAGCATGACCCTGACATTGCCTGGACTCCAGTGACTTCACTGTTTAGGAACACTGTAGATTTTGTTAAGTTGTACAGGCTCCAgacagcagtttttatttttgtctcaaaaGGAAACGTCACAGACCTTACTGAAACATAAGCATGTGACGCTCCAATGTCTGGCCAGTTGGAACATGACCTTTCTTCGTGGCCCTCAGCTGTCACTGTCCAGCAGAGGCCAACAGACACActggtcagtcagtcagtcagtcagtcagtcagtctgcacCGCGGGGAAGTGCTCATGCTCACTGTCATACCCTGTCCACCGTCTTCTTCTTATTAGGCTCAAGCAAGGTCAATAACAGCTGAGGCCCCCCAGCTGTTAAGAGACAGCTCTGCATAGTGTCTGGCACGTTCTGCTTTATTCAAGTATTTTCAGTCTTTTGACACGGTGAGAATCCCCCGGTCCCAGGTCTAACAGAGCAAGGTCAACCGAGCAGAATGCAACAGCAAgaccaaacaaacagaaacaacagactGGTCCCGTCACATATGAGCACTTCCTGATGGGTTCTGGGTAGTTTTTATCTGAATTTGACTAGGTGTACATACATCttaaatatggaaaataatttTGCAGTAGTACAGGGGATAATCTTTATGGTCTAAAACACCCATGGCACACCCAAACAGGTGTTTCCACTTATTTTGGCTGATTCAATCTCTACCTAGGACTGTGTGAGCGTGTGGCTGATTGGTATTACTCTGACTCTCCTATATTGTTGCAGCTGTGAAGGTGGAGCAACATTATGAGTACATTAAGTATGGGATTTAGTGACCTCAGCAAAGTCCCAGCATAGCTCTACCCAactttaaaagaatagtttgatattttgagaaatacgctcatttgctttcttgctgagagttaaatgagaagaaaattggaaattcatgttttcaaattttgttttttgtgcagGTTAAATGGATATAACCtgttaattaaaacattaaagatgctggtaggcaggttttgttaccTTGAGTCAGAGCCAGGTTCGCTGTTTCCagttgttatgctaagctaagcaaatcAGTGGCTGGCTCCAGTTTCATATTTACcagacagacatgagtgtggtatcgatcttctgaTCTAgctctcagaaagaaagtgattgtgtatttcccaaaataatgAAGTATTCCTTTGACATGACATATCTTCCAACAAGGTAACTGGAAACACCTCTGtaggtgtgcagggcctttatgTAAAAGACTAAACTGAATCAGCAGTATGACTTAATATTGAATAGTAATCCTCTCTTATTGGCTTTCTGTAACGCAACTTAAGTTTGGATGAATTACTTTTTAACTGTACAATTCTGGACTATGTTAATTCAAACCACCTGTGTTAGTCCTCGTAGCACTGGGCGGTGAGGATGGGGGATAATTAAGTTAGTGAGTAAGTGGTCCTGCATATCTACATATATTCATGACAAGTGTGCTCACAAGTGCTCATGGAGCTTTTGATGTGAAAATGAGTGACACCAGGTTCACCGGGTAGACGATATATCTAGCCTATTCTTAGGTTAAATATGCACCATATTAACTCTGTACACATAGATTCCCTGAAAAGAGATTATACACCTACCAGACCGGCTTTGAAATTCTTCACCCTTTTTCTGCCCAacatgtttgtgatgaaccAGGCAAATGTGGGAGCGTACTGCCAGACGTAGTAAAACAGGAGGAATGGCTGCTGTGCGATCCACATTTCCTTGACACCATTGGCAATTCCCACCAGCATTAAACGCACACAGCGACTTGTTGGCATCTTGTGTTCCTGGTTACCAGCTGAGGCTACTGGCTTAGGTAATGGAAGGAAAATGGATTACTGAAATAGTTACTGTCACATCCCACATGTCAAATACTGGTAAAACACATGATTTTCTATGTTCAAAATCAACAGCTctgtaacaaataaaatgtagtaCCTTGTTCAGTTCCTCTGTGAAGGCATTGTGGACAATCTGTGATTGCACAGGTCCTGGACACACTGTGCTGATGAGTATGTTTGGAAAGTCAGTCAGCTCAGTCCGGAGGGAATTAAAGAAACCCTGTAGACAACACAGTAACAATCAGCAACCGAATGTGCAACAGCTAATCACCTGTAAAGGTATTTGTTTCACATATAAAACTAATAAAACGTTAAGGAGAGATCCAGATAAACCAGACCTGCCCCTCTGTGACAAGAATATAAAATCAACTTATTGGTAAACACTGTCTGAGGACACAGGACAAATTAAAtcagggaaaacaaataaaaaacaccaaaGTTATGTGACTATTATATCTCTGGTCCAAACAGTTGCTATCTGTATTCCCCTCACCTGGAGTGCATGTTTGCTGGCAGCGTATCCCGTTGCCAGGGGTGCCCCAGCGAGGCCAACAATGCTGCTGACAGTCACAATGCTCCCGGTGCCTTGCTGTGTCATGTGAGGCAGCACCTGCTTGGTGATGGAGACCGTACCCAGGAAGTTGAGCTCCATCAAGGCCTGATACACATCAACACTGGTCTCCACGCACAAAGAGCGCTGGCTTCGGCCGCCATTGTTAATTAGGATGTCAATCTGAAAAGGCATGGAAAAGTGAACAGAACCAGAGAATAGGAAAACAGCACgatttgaattattatttcttCTAACTTAGAATACTTTGGCTTGGTCATAGTTGCATCTGTACATAGTGTAATGAAAAGAGAACAACAACATAAGGTGAACATATTATGTATTGAatacaagtcaaaatgtgtgtctgttgtgcaACTAAAAACTGATTGAATTGTTAATCAAatagaaatgttgttgttgcaatGAAACTAGTAATGAAAAATCATTGTATGAGCAATTGCAGTGGCCTCACATGTCCAAAGAACTGGATcgcagcttttgttttttcctcatgCGATGTCCTCTCCAACAAATCAAGTGGAAGAACATGAATATCTTCATCCTGGAGGTCGGAGCACTCTTGAGAAATAAAAGACGAAAAGAATTCAGATTGTCACAACTGAGTAAGACTGAACGGAAATAAAATGAACTCAATTTGTTGTTGCAATTTATTGTTGGCTTGAGAACAAAGACTGaattcaagaaaaaaataagtcCTATGGCAAAGTATTAACAATGTCATTACTGTGTTGCACCTGAACTGACAGAATCAACGAGTTTAAGTTAAAGTATAGGGGAATTTGAAGCAGGCTTTCTTTTAGCCAGGtcatacaaaaaagaaaatgatcttACCTAAACAGCAATGTTTCACCCTATTTAGCTCATCCTCACGTCGAGCAGACAGGATGAGACGTGAACCACACCTTGCTAGTTGATAGGCCAGCTCCTCCCCAATACCACTGGAGGCTCCAGTGACCCACACCACCAGCCCTTTCAGCTTATTCTCTGGTTAACGAAAAGACACAACTGTcaacatttcatgtcatttgcTGGGTCTGAGACTACTGCAcatggctttttttcttttaaatatgtcAATTAGATCACCACTGGTTCTGGTTTCCCCCAGGAAGCTTCAAAAGGATTCCAGaaattataaaatacatatttttactatattgtacattttgctATAATGACTCCCTGGAAGCAAAATTAGAGTATGTGTAGCATCCTATTGCTGTCCCCTCACTTACAGTCCAACTGTCTACTAATTCTGTTAGACTGTGACATATCTAGCCAACAAAAATCACCTTAGACATATGAGGCTCCATAAAACTAAAATTTAACTCTTTTTCACCAGTGTGGTCCttgacagtggtggaaagtaacatttaATTAGGTTAAAGTTTTGAAGTACTTTTATATTGCTTGTCTATTTCCTTTTTTGCCACTTCACTGCATTTCTGagtaaaatatttcatcttttactccactacatttatttgacagctattgTAACTATTTGCTGTGTGAAGATTTCTTTCATgaccattttaaaaaggtgatgcATTTCTAAAAAGGTGTTTTTACTTCCATCAAACCTCAGTATATTTTGTTAATGATATATATGAACTTTCAATTAAGTATAATGGCGCCTGGAGGATCTTTAGCTGTAACAGAGCGTTTGCATTAGTTACTTCTACTTCAGTAAATTATCAGGACACTTTTTCCACCTGGTCCTTTATATGAAAACGTTACAAGCTAAGTCAGTCTCAGATGTGACTACGCTACACTGGAAGATTGTAGGAAAACTTTAACTAGTTACATATAAAAAAGTGGAGTTTGACCTTTAAAGAGCTCAGGTTGCCATCATGTCAGTTACAGTCATGGATCAATCGTGAAACGTTTAGTAATTATTGTTTAACGGTTGTGTAACGGCTTATCCTGTCCAACGCTAGGGCTCATACGAGACTAAAACCATTGTCTTACCCGTTGTCATCAAACGGATACCTTCCCCTGTTTGTGAATAAGAAACGGGGCTCAGCAGGAGACATGATGAGGTGGGTTTCATGAACTCACCTGGCCTGTGTCCTAACAGACTCGCCCGCAGCAGAGTGAAGTCCGCATCTGCgaaaatgaaacacaggaagtgaataAGCAAATAAATAGGTATAAAATACCACAGTACAATGCAACAGTCCAtctgttgaaaatgaatgagtagACTTAATTATGACTGAAGTTAAGTAGCTACTAATGTCTGCAGTCAAGTCTctaccaaaacaaaactgcagctaACGGATATTGACGACACTTCCGCTctaatattttcaaaattgaaGCTCGGCGCTTCTCAATTTTGGAAGAAGCACCAGCCGAAGATAGAAGTGAAgtaagttttttttactttgatcaACAAATCATGACTAAGATGGTCACCCAGTGGATTTTCGACTACTTTAGCTTTACATTTTAGCTTGTTCTTTTCGTATTTCTATAGCACCTTCAGCCACGGCCAGATAACCAGCTATGACCCCAGGTTTGCTGTATGGTCGGTCGTTTGATTAAAATCAAATAGTTTAGGAATATGTATGTAAGCACAACTTCAGCTAAAATAATGAGAGTCATAAAACTAGATTCAGGCCCTTATTAATGTCAACTGATATAATTCTTTAGTAGTCCATATTTCCATGCCcagtttttgaaatgtttttttaatatatgaGGCAGGTTTGCCAattaaacaatcaatcaatcagtctatctatctatgtacTGTATCTTTTTTGTAAGCAATTTTATGGCCTGGCTAAAAGAAAGCCTGCTTCAAATTCCCCAGTACTTTAACTTAAACTCTATAACTGTCAGTTCAGGTGCAACACTGCCGTACAACAACTATCTATCCATGTACCGTATCTGCTTTTAATTTCATAGACAATAGTCCTAATTCTTCCAGCCCTTCTGAGGCTGCAGAAACCGTCcttttgtgtctgtggtggATGTCAGCTTTTTTGCAATAATAAACTTCAACCACAACTGTTACACAGTTTTACACAGAAACTTGTTGGTTCTCTAAAAGTGATCgttgtttcaaaacaaaattctctgTCAGAACAGAGATGGAGAACTAAAATAAGCCAAACTAACTCTCACCATGTGCAGCAGTGCAAACCAAAAAGCATGATataactgagagagagagagctggaaaAATATGTCCAGGGTCTCTAATGTTACAATAATGCACAGGTCAACAGAGAATGAACAGgagaagctaaaaaaaaaaaggagagcgTGGCACTGGGCTCTATTAAGAGAGGTACAGATTGTTCTACAGCAGAATCCTGgacatattattattacataaagcatatttggacaaaatgaaacattaagtCTGTAAAGTGCTGGTTGTTTCATATTCATTACTAGTTGACAAGAGTGTTTCTTAGTATCAAGGGTTTAGACTCCAGTATTGTGCATTTATTGTTGAAAAAGGGCATCtatttacaattttatttttctctgatgATTTAGGCCACACAGCAGCCTTATGCAGTGTAGGCTTGCAGAATCATTTTCGTGCTCATTAATGACATTACTTGTTAGCATCTACCATTGAGGACACTTTGGTCCtgtcctctgtatttttttctggGAACCTGAGGGTTTAGAAACCAAGAAGAGTTTACATTCTAAAGTGAAAAACTTACACATGGTGGTTAATTTACAAACAGTATATTTAGActtgatttaattaaatttgaCCACTTTAAGGCCAACATAAATGTAGAAGAACTGGGGCAGGTATCAATATTGGTGCCTTTACAATACCTTATTTTTGGGTAATATGAACATGTTTTGACAATTTTCTCCcaatttacaaaatatattatatactacatattaaatatattatataaccaattattatataatacagGTCTGTGACATGATGTAGGCTATATATGTCAGATTTGGGGGCCCATGTTCTTGTATGCATGCACTCAGTGTTGCAGTCTGAGCAGCCACAACTCTTCAGgaatgatgtcatgtttttgaGAACGCAACCTGCAACATCCGGGTCCTTTCTCTGTGGCTTTGCGCAATGGATCTATTAAGGAGACCTGGATACCGCGTTCAAAGATGGCGCCCCATTCATTCCTATGAAAGTTGCTTACTGATCTATCATGTATTATGAGTGCATACGCCAAAAAAGTTGGTTTCCGCCGCGGGCTTTTTGGGCCCATAGAGCATGCGCACTGGAGTAATTTACCAGTCGAGCCGGTTGAGAGCATGCGCGTCCCAGACTGTTTCTGTTGACTCCCCCGCACACACGAATGGAACAATGCTTCCATACTCTTTGAATGggattaaatatttaaatcacacGGCACGGCTCTGGTTAGTGCTTTTCAGCAGAGcatcagaataataataataataatagaataattgGGACTTTATTCCAAAAAGACATTGTTACAATCCCTTACACAATCCCATTTTGGAATGGTATAATAAAGAATATTCCTTGGAGAACAGTGTGCTCCTTGCCTCTAAAGTATTTTCTTACTAATAAAATGAGAGaagttacatttaaattaattcaCAGATTCTACCCTGCAAAATCGTTCCTTAAGAGATATAAACGAGACATTGAGTCTGACTGCTCAttttataaaaactgaaaatgtttcacatttgtgttgaaATTGTTCTCatacacagaaaatgtgtgctgacattctaaagttcactaaaacatatttccttgcagatttttctttttgttttctttggtgtgtttgattttgagATGGAAAATTAAGCCTTGACTCGCTAAATACCACACACAAGTGCAGATGCAATGGCTCTAAACCATTCTTTCCTGTTTTTAAGAATGAACTCAATGAATATATGGATACCATAAAATATTCAAAGAACTCTAAAGCAATGAGGACTGAAGTTGGTGCTCGACTTTTGAATGAAGATACTTattgtccctctctgtctgcatatatatatacatatatatataatttcgGGTGGTTTGTGACTCTGAGAACTGCTCCTTTTCCAATTTTTGTGTTTGAGAAACTGCTTTTTGGGGGTAGTGTGCATCACGTGATGATCCCGGAAGTTGTAATTACACAGTGCAGCCACTAAGCCAAAATCGCTTCACAGCCCAGCGCCGTTCCTGGGGGCTTGCTCTGTGCTCCTcagaagctaacgttagctagcaagctGTCAAGCTGTCTGGTGGAGAGGCTGGGACAGACGTTTCAGCTTCCCCCTGGCTTGGCCACACAAAGCTCCGGCCCACAAATTCCCAAGAAAATCTGTTAGAATATACTCTAGATCGCCAGCTGAGATAATGTAATGCATCACGGGCGTACGCAAAGAGGGACCTCCGCACTTACACAATTTATATGCACTGAGTCTTAAGTGACGATTGCTCATTGCTAACTAACTGGCTAGCTAGCCTAGCTAAACCGCTGCAAACCCCCTAGTTTCGTCGGTGTACCTCTCTGGTGTGAACTACGACCAGCCAGCCCTTGTCACTGTCGCAGCTTCCGTTGCTGTCAACTGGTATTTTGGATATTTGGTAAGTCATAAAATATCTTAAACCAGCAACTGTTGAGGAACGTCGGGCAGTTAGCTACCCTAgctatgttagcatttagcgaTAATACCTTAGCAAGGCCGAGGGCTCTCCTTGCTTCAACATAATGTTAGCAAACCATGGTGGAGGGAGGCCTGTCAAAGTTAGCTGTGAGGGACAAGGGTCAAGGCCCGCAACTAGGCAaggctgtttgtttatttgggtTTTGCTGTAGACTTGCTACAGATGTAACTTTTCCCGTTAATCCAACAGCAAAAACTATCCATACTGAGCAGGTTCATGATGTAATGTAGTTTACCGTAACGTTAGCATTAATGTTGGATTTGTCAGATCTACTGGAATTGTTTTGTGCTGGTTATCGAGTAACTGGTAAGTcggttagctaacgttagctctgCAGGCATGTAACGATAGCTTTAATTAATATTACCACGACTAGCTAGTATGGTGAAGTGTTCTGCATTGCGAAGGTCAGAGAAATGCTGCCCAGCGGTGTATTCATAATACGATTAACGCTAAATAACTTAAttcataacataacatttacTGGTAAACTTGATCAGCAAGTGGTTTAAGGGCGTTTCAATCTGATCCACTCCAGCAGTGTTCCTAATATGTAGCCAAAATGTGTACACAGGTCCACTATTTTTAGATTAGAGCAGGGGGCCTGAACTCGGCTCCAAGATGCTAATCTTTTGCCACAAATGGGTAAAATATGGGCTGTCTGTTTTAACCCAATTATTATAGAAATTGGTGTCCTTCTGTTTAGAGCTATAATAcactatgtactgtatatttttggGAAAATTATTCAGATATTTTCCAATTTACCATTGCATAATATCTTCATTAGGAACTGCATATTGCCACAGTGATTGGCTATATTGGGAAAACACTACATTTCTGCCATATCTTTTTAATAGAtttcttccttttaatttgtgttaCAGGTCTTAAGAAGGACACAATGGGTGCATTTCTGGACAAACCAAAGATGGAAAAATACAATTCCCGTGGTGAGGGTAACCACCTGAGGTATGGGCTGAGTAGCATGCAGGGTTGGCGGGTAGAGATGGaagatgcacacacagcagtaaTTGGTCTGCCTCATGGTCTCGACCCCTGGTCATTCTTTGCTGTTTATGACGGGCATGCTGGCTCTCAGGTGGCCAAGTACTGCTGTGAGCACCTGCTGGAGCACATCACTAGCAACCCAGACTTCCAGAGTGCTCTGCAGGACGACCCCTCTGTGGATAGCGTGAAGAATGGGATCCGCACCGGATTCCTGCAGATTGATGAACACATGCGAACCATCTCCGAGAAGAAGCATGGCGTTGACCGCAGTGGTTCCACTGCAGTGGGAGTGATGATGTCTCCGAGCCATATTTACTTTATCAACTGTGGCGACTCACGGGGACTCCTCAGCCGGGGCGGAGCTGTGCACTTCTTCACACAGGATCACAAACCCAGCAACCCTCTCGAGAAGGAAAGGATCCAGAATGCCGGTGGTTCAGTCATGATCCAGCGAGTTAATGGGTCCCTAGCTGTGTCTCGGGCTTTGGGAGACTTCGACTACAAGTGTGTGCATGGAAAAGGCCCGACAGAGCAGCTTGTGTCTCCTGAGCCTGAAGTTTATGCAATAGAGAGATGCGAGGGGGAAGATGAATTCATTATACTAGCTTGTGATGGCATCTGGGATGTCATGGCCAATGAGGAACTGTGTGACTTTGTCAGGTCAAGGCTAGAGGTGACAGATGATCTTGAAAGAGTCAGCAATGAAATTGTTGACACCTGCTTGTATAAGGTATGACATGTCCACAAAATCTACATTGAGAGTTGCACACTGTTTTGGTGTCATGATTGATGACCTCAgtgtttgttctttatttttccacagGGAAGCCGGGACAATATGAGTGTTGTGTTAATCTGCTTTCCTGGGGCCCCAAAGGTATCTCCAGAAGCGGTGAAACGGGAGGCTGAGCTGGATAAATATCTGGAGGCTCGAGTAGAAGGTAGgggataaaaaataaattatatttggGGTTAGTAGACCACCATAGAAAGTAGGatattgacaaaataatctcctTTCCTTTTGGTTATGATCTTTTCCTTGTTCAACGTAACcccatcttttatttttgacattagGTTTTGAATAAGGTTAGCCTTATTACCATATAGGctgatggaaaaacaaagtatgcaaatgtttgcatgccaTAGCTGTGTGTAGAGCCAGGGAAACATCCAAAAGCCTGTGATTCACTTATGGTCAGAGAGCATCTACAATGGTCAGGAGGAACAAAGTTTGAAAATAGACAAACGCTAGACGGAGCATACTCTAGGTATTCAAATGCTATTGTAATCTGCAAGGTTGATGCATAACAGTTGGGTGTctaatgcattttaatgaagtCGCACATAACATCTCAGGTTTATCCTTAATATACACATCAACACTTTTTGGCAGGACTGTTTCAGCAATCtacaatgttgttgtttatgttttgtgtattaTAGTCATGCTGGAAGTTTGAATCATTTAAACACCAACATAAAGACTTTACATCCAGTCTTTACAGTGAGAGGGCCACTGGCATAGCAAGCTCTCTAACTTAAAGgcctgtcttttattttatttttgttttatttatatgtattctATTGGGAGGAAATATTTCCTGACGCTGTAAATGTTGGTGAGAAGAAGCAAGGGATGATCCCCCACACTGCTGAAGACTTGCTCACTCTGTTCAATTAGATGTATTGGTCAGACTTTTGTCAAGTAAGCCTAAGACTAAGGTTTATCAAACGTTTTGagccaaaacattttacaataacaatCCACAGTGAATTACATGTTAGTGCCAGTGTTTTTGAAAGAATTAGAGTCCATATTTTCATAGGTGAATTCAACTTAACACGTGT
This window harbors:
- the dhrs7 gene encoding dehydrogenase/reductase SDR family member 7; this encodes MDCCIVLWYFIPIYLLIHFLCFIFADADFTLLRASLLGHRPENKLKGLVVWVTGASSGIGEELAYQLARCGSRLILSARREDELNRVKHCCLECSDLQDEDIHVLPLDLLERTSHEEKTKAAIQFFGHIDILINNGGRSQRSLCVETSVDVYQALMELNFLGTVSITKQVLPHMTQQGTGSIVTVSSIVGLAGAPLATGYAASKHALQGFFNSLRTELTDFPNILISTVCPGPVQSQIVHNAFTEELNKPVASAGNQEHKMPTSRCVRLMLVGIANGVKEMWIAQQPFLLFYYVWQYAPTFAWFITNMLGRKRVKNFKAGLDADSAYFTKPKTS
- the ppm1aa gene encoding protein phosphatase 1A; translation: MGAFLDKPKMEKYNSRGEGNHLRYGLSSMQGWRVEMEDAHTAVIGLPHGLDPWSFFAVYDGHAGSQVAKYCCEHLLEHITSNPDFQSALQDDPSVDSVKNGIRTGFLQIDEHMRTISEKKHGVDRSGSTAVGVMMSPSHIYFINCGDSRGLLSRGGAVHFFTQDHKPSNPLEKERIQNAGGSVMIQRVNGSLAVSRALGDFDYKCVHGKGPTEQLVSPEPEVYAIERCEGEDEFIILACDGIWDVMANEELCDFVRSRLEVTDDLERVSNEIVDTCLYKGSRDNMSVVLICFPGAPKVSPEAVKREAELDKYLEARVEEIIKKQGDEGVPDLVHVMRTLASESIPNLPPGGELASKRSVVEAVYNKLNPYRSDDTDSASTDDMW